From Actinosynnema mirum DSM 43827, a single genomic window includes:
- the pyrF gene encoding orotidine-5'-phosphate decarboxylase produces the protein MRFGERLARVVSERGPLCVGIDPHPGLLASWGLPQDASGLERFALTCVEAFGAEAAVVKPQSAFFEAHGSRGVAVLERVIADLRSAGALVLVDAKRGDIGSTMAAYAAAYLTEGSPLAGDAVTLSPYLGFGSLEPALAAAEESGRGVFVLALTSNPEGASVQRARGADGVAVAQAVVDAAGARNAGASPLGDVGLVVGATVHELGVDLSGLNGPVLAPGFGAQGATVADLRRLFGDELRGVLPTTSRDVLRHGPSEADLRAATRRVLDSFTV, from the coding sequence GTGAGGTTCGGCGAGCGGCTGGCGCGGGTGGTCTCCGAGCGGGGGCCCCTGTGCGTCGGCATCGACCCGCACCCCGGCCTGCTGGCGTCCTGGGGGCTGCCCCAGGACGCCTCCGGGCTGGAGCGCTTCGCCCTGACCTGCGTCGAGGCCTTCGGTGCCGAGGCGGCCGTGGTGAAGCCCCAGTCGGCCTTCTTCGAGGCCCACGGGTCGCGGGGCGTGGCCGTGCTGGAGCGCGTCATCGCCGATCTGCGGTCGGCGGGGGCCCTCGTGCTGGTCGACGCCAAGCGGGGCGACATCGGGTCCACCATGGCCGCCTACGCGGCGGCCTACCTGACCGAGGGCTCGCCGCTGGCGGGCGACGCGGTCACGCTGTCGCCCTACCTCGGCTTCGGCTCGCTCGAACCCGCGCTCGCCGCCGCCGAGGAGTCCGGGCGGGGTGTGTTCGTGCTCGCCCTCACCTCCAACCCCGAGGGCGCCTCCGTGCAGCGCGCGCGGGGCGCGGACGGGGTCGCGGTCGCGCAGGCCGTGGTCGACGCGGCGGGCGCGCGCAACGCGGGCGCGTCGCCGCTCGGCGACGTCGGGCTGGTGGTCGGGGCGACCGTCCACGAGTTGGGGGTCGACCTGTCGGGGCTGAACGGGCCGGTGCTCGCGCCGGGCTTCGGCGCGCAGGGCGCCACCGTCGCTGACCTGCGGAGACTCTTCGGCGACGAGCTGCGCGGGGTGCTCCCCACGACCTCCCGGGACGTGCTCCGGCACGGCCCCTCGGAGGCGGATCTGAGGGCCGCGACCCGCCGCGTGCTGGACTCGTTCACGGTGTGA
- the coaBC gene encoding bifunctional phosphopantothenoylcysteine decarboxylase/phosphopantothenate--cysteine ligase CoaBC: MTEHLPGAPARPRVVLGVGGGIAAFKACEVLRGLTETGHDVRVVPTEEALRFVGAATFEALSGQPVRTGVFTDVPEVPHVRLGQEADLVVVAPTTANLLAKAAHGLADDLLTNTLLTARCPVLLVPAMHTEMWEHPATRDNVALLRSRGVVVAEPASGRLTGKDTGKGRLPEAVEIVELARLLLARGDALPRDLEGLRVVVSAGGTREPLDPVRFLGNRSSGRQGYAIARVAAQRGAEVVLVAAHTADLVQPAGVELVRVGTALQLRDAMHERAERADVLVMSAAVADFRPVDLVEHKIKKGDLDPDPVRLTRNPDVLAELVAARRPGQSVVGFAAETGDADTGVLDHGRAKLKRKGCDLLVVNDVGSGGAFEGEDNQGWLLSSDGTERPIPHGSKAHLASILWDAVVSGRSSSEVPEPGRQ; encoded by the coding sequence GTGACCGAGCACCTGCCCGGTGCCCCCGCCAGACCCCGCGTCGTGCTCGGGGTGGGCGGGGGCATCGCCGCGTTCAAGGCCTGCGAGGTCCTGCGCGGCCTGACCGAGACGGGCCACGACGTGCGCGTCGTGCCCACCGAGGAGGCGCTGCGGTTCGTCGGCGCCGCCACCTTCGAGGCGCTGTCGGGGCAGCCGGTCCGAACCGGCGTGTTCACGGACGTGCCCGAGGTGCCGCACGTGCGGCTCGGTCAGGAGGCCGACCTCGTGGTCGTCGCCCCCACCACGGCCAACCTGCTGGCCAAGGCCGCCCACGGGCTGGCCGACGACCTGCTGACCAACACCCTGCTGACCGCGCGCTGCCCGGTCCTGCTGGTCCCGGCGATGCACACCGAGATGTGGGAGCACCCGGCGACGCGGGACAACGTGGCGCTGCTGCGCTCGCGGGGCGTGGTCGTGGCCGAGCCCGCCAGCGGCAGGCTCACCGGCAAGGACACCGGCAAGGGCAGGCTGCCCGAGGCCGTCGAGATCGTGGAGCTGGCCCGGTTGCTGCTGGCGCGCGGCGACGCGCTGCCGCGCGACCTGGAGGGCCTGCGCGTCGTCGTCTCGGCGGGCGGGACCCGCGAGCCGCTCGACCCGGTCCGCTTCCTGGGCAACCGCTCGTCCGGCAGGCAGGGCTACGCGATCGCCCGCGTCGCCGCCCAGCGCGGTGCCGAGGTGGTCCTGGTGGCCGCCCACACCGCCGACCTGGTCCAGCCCGCGGGCGTGGAGCTGGTGCGGGTGGGCACGGCCCTTCAGCTGCGGGACGCCATGCACGAGCGGGCCGAGCGGGCCGACGTGCTCGTGATGTCCGCCGCCGTCGCCGACTTCCGACCGGTCGACCTGGTCGAGCACAAGATCAAGAAGGGTGACCTGGACCCGGACCCGGTCCGGCTCACCCGCAACCCGGACGTCCTGGCCGAGCTGGTCGCCGCGCGCCGCCCCGGCCAGTCCGTGGTCGGCTTCGCCGCCGAGACCGGGGACGCGGACACCGGCGTGCTCGACCACGGTCGGGCGAAGCTGAAGCGCAAGGGGTGCGACCTCCTCGTCGTCAACGACGTCGGTTCGGGGGGCGCCTTCGAGGGGGAGGACAACCAGGGCTGGTTGCTCTCCTCGGACGGGACCGAGCGGCCCATCCCGCACGGCTCGAAAGCCCACCTGGCGTCCATCCTGTGGGACGCGGTGGTCTCCGGCCGGTCGTCCTCAGAGGTTCCCGAGCCCGGCCGTCAGTAA
- a CDS encoding dihydroorotase, which yields MNPLLLRGVRPYGEGEPVDVLVRDGVIAELAATIDAATIDADDVQVVDGNGAVLLPGFVDLHTHLREPGREDTETIATGSAAAALGGYTAVFAMANTDPVADNAVVVEHVARRGREVGLADVHPVGAVTVGLKGEKLAELGTMAKVGVRVFSDDGHCVHDPLLMRRALEYSRALDAVIAQHAEEPRLTVGAQAHEGENAARLGLQGWPASAEESIVARDCLLALHAEARLHVCHVSTSGTADVLRWAKARGTRVSAEVTPHHLLLDDSRLATYDPVNKVNPPLRAESDVLALRAALADGSIDCVATDHAPHAVQDKDCEWSAARPGMLGLQTALSVVAETMVATGLLDWRGVARVMSERPAEIGGLADQGRPIAVGEPANLALVDPDARWTVRGADFASIAANTPFEGMELPAAVVATVLRGRVTALSGRIQP from the coding sequence GTGAACCCGCTGCTGCTCAGGGGCGTGCGCCCCTACGGCGAGGGCGAGCCGGTCGACGTGCTCGTCCGCGACGGCGTGATCGCCGAGCTGGCCGCGACGATCGACGCCGCGACGATCGACGCCGACGACGTCCAGGTCGTCGACGGCAATGGCGCGGTCCTGCTGCCCGGCTTCGTCGACCTGCACACCCACCTGCGCGAGCCCGGCCGCGAGGACACCGAGACCATCGCGACCGGGTCCGCCGCCGCCGCGCTCGGCGGCTACACCGCCGTGTTCGCCATGGCCAACACCGACCCGGTGGCCGACAACGCCGTCGTCGTGGAGCACGTGGCCCGGCGTGGCCGCGAGGTCGGCCTGGCCGACGTGCACCCGGTCGGCGCGGTCACCGTCGGCCTCAAGGGCGAGAAGCTCGCCGAGCTCGGCACGATGGCCAAGGTCGGCGTGCGCGTCTTCTCCGACGACGGCCACTGCGTGCACGACCCGCTGCTGATGCGCCGCGCGCTGGAGTACAGCCGCGCGCTCGACGCGGTCATCGCCCAGCACGCCGAGGAGCCCCGGCTCACCGTCGGCGCGCAGGCCCACGAGGGCGAGAACGCCGCCCGGCTCGGGCTCCAGGGCTGGCCGGCCTCGGCCGAGGAGTCGATCGTGGCGCGCGACTGCCTGCTCGCGCTGCACGCCGAGGCCCGCCTGCACGTGTGCCACGTGTCCACCTCGGGCACCGCCGACGTGCTGCGCTGGGCCAAGGCGCGGGGCACGCGGGTGTCCGCCGAGGTCACCCCGCACCACCTGCTGCTCGACGACAGCAGGCTCGCCACCTACGACCCGGTCAACAAGGTCAACCCGCCGCTGCGCGCCGAGTCCGACGTCCTCGCGCTGCGCGCCGCGCTCGCGGACGGCTCGATCGACTGCGTCGCCACCGACCACGCCCCGCACGCCGTGCAGGACAAGGACTGCGAGTGGTCCGCCGCGCGGCCGGGGATGCTCGGCCTGCAGACCGCGCTGTCCGTGGTCGCCGAGACCATGGTCGCCACCGGCCTGCTCGACTGGCGCGGCGTCGCCCGCGTCATGTCCGAGCGCCCGGCGGAGATCGGCGGCCTCGCCGACCAGGGCCGCCCGATCGCGGTCGGCGAGCCCGCGAACCTGGCGCTGGTCGACCCGGACGCCCGCTGGACCGTGCGCGGGGCCGACTTCGCCAGCATCGCGGCGAACACCCCGTTCGAGGGGATGGAGCTCCCCGCCGCCGTCGTGGCGACGGTCCTGCGCGGGCGAGTCACCGCGCTCAGCGGAAGGATCCAGCCATGA
- the rpoZ gene encoding DNA-directed RNA polymerase subunit omega — MTTHTELGPLSGSPEGITNPPIDDLLEQVSSKYALVIYAAKRARQINDYYAQLGEGLLEYVGPLVEPGPREKPLSIALREIHAGLLEHTEGE, encoded by the coding sequence GTGACCACGCACACCGAGCTGGGCCCCCTGTCCGGGTCGCCGGAGGGCATCACCAACCCGCCGATCGACGACCTGCTGGAGCAGGTCAGCTCGAAGTACGCGCTGGTGATCTACGCGGCCAAGCGGGCGCGCCAGATCAACGACTACTACGCCCAGCTCGGCGAGGGCCTGCTGGAGTACGTGGGCCCGCTGGTCGAGCCCGGCCCGCGCGAGAAGCCGCTCTCCATCGCGCTCCGGGAGATCCACGCCGGCCTCCTCGAGCACACCGAGGGCGAGTGA
- the mihF gene encoding integration host factor, actinobacterial type, which produces MALPQLTEEQRAAALEKAAAARRARAELKERLKRGGTTLKDVLKAAESDEVLGKMKVSALLEALPGVGKVRAQQIMERLEIAPSRRLRGLGDRQRKALLTEFSGE; this is translated from the coding sequence GTGGCCCTTCCCCAGCTTACCGAGGAGCAGCGGGCCGCAGCGCTGGAGAAGGCTGCTGCCGCTCGTCGCGCTCGCGCTGAGCTCAAGGAGCGCCTCAAGCGTGGCGGCACGACCCTGAAGGACGTGCTGAAGGCTGCTGAGAGCGACGAGGTCCTGGGCAAGATGAAGGTGTCGGCGCTCCTGGAGGCGCTGCCCGGCGTCGGCAAGGTGCGCGCCCAGCAGATCATGGAGCGGCTGGAGATCGCGCCGAGCCGCCGCCTGCGGGGCCTGGGCGACCGCCAGCGCAAGGCGCTGCTCACCGAGTTCAGCGGCGAGTGA
- the carB gene encoding carbamoyl-phosphate synthase large subunit, whose translation MPKRTDLKHVLVIGSGPIVIGQACEFDYSGTQACRVLREEGIRVSLVNSNPATIMTDPEFADATYVEPITAEFVEKVIAAERPDAVLATLGGQTALNTAIALHERGVLEKYDVELIGADIDAIQRGEDRQMFKDIVREIGAEVPRSAVCRTMDEVRATVADLGLPVVIRPSFTMGGLGSGMAHTPEQLERLAATGLAESPVTEVLIEESVLGWKEYELELMRDRNDNVVVICSIENIDPMGVHTGDSVTVAPAMTLTDREYQHMRDVGIAVIRAVGVDTGGCNIQFAIHPQTGRMVVIEMNPRVSRSSALASKATGFPIAKIAAKLAIGYTLDEIRNDITGETPASFEPALDYVVVKVPRFAFEKFPGADRTLTTTMKSVGEAMSFGRSFIEALGKALRSMETKSGGFWTTPDPEGDLASALEELRTGHDGRLYTVDRALRLGATVEQVHEASGIDPWFVEQIAWLIDLRGELESAPVLDEALLRRAKRAGLSDRQIAALRPELAGEDGVRALRHRLAVRPVYKTVDTCAAEFAAATPYHYSAYESDPDAESEVTEQRERPKVLILGSGPNRIGQGIEFDYSCVHAAMALREAGYETVMVNCNPETVSTDYDTSDRLYFEPLTFEDVIEVVHSERASGTVAGVIVQLGGQTPLGLAQRLADAGVPVVGTSPRAIHLAEDRGEFGKVLVAAGLPAPKYGTANSFDEAKAIGDEIGYPVLVRPSYVLGGRGMEIVYDEDTLRGYIERATEISPERPVLVDRFLDDAIEIDVDALYDGHEVFIGGVMEHIEEAGVHSGDSACALPPITLGETDVDAVRRSTLAIAEGIGVRGLLNVQYALKDDVLYVLEANPRASRTVPFVSKATAVPLAKAAARIMLGATVAELRTEGLLPAEGDGAKLPPHAPVAVKEAVLPFHRFRTPDGKGVDSLLGPEMKSTGEVMGIDVSFGTAFAKSQTASYGSLPTSGKVFVSVANRDKRAMIFPVKRLADLGFEVLATAGTAEVLRRNGIPCTVVRKHFEGEGNVVDLILGGGVDMIINTPYGNSGPRVDGYEIRTAAVARDIPCVTTIQGAAAAVHGIEAAIRGDIGVRPLQALQAALRGQA comes from the coding sequence ATGCCGAAGAGGACTGACCTCAAGCACGTTCTGGTGATCGGGTCTGGCCCGATCGTGATCGGCCAGGCCTGCGAGTTCGACTACTCGGGCACCCAGGCGTGCCGGGTGCTGCGCGAGGAGGGCATCCGGGTCTCCCTGGTCAACTCCAACCCCGCGACGATCATGACGGACCCGGAGTTCGCCGACGCCACCTACGTCGAGCCGATCACCGCCGAGTTCGTCGAGAAGGTCATCGCGGCCGAGCGCCCCGACGCGGTGCTCGCCACCCTGGGCGGGCAGACCGCGCTCAACACCGCCATCGCGCTGCACGAGCGCGGCGTGCTGGAGAAGTACGACGTCGAGCTGATCGGCGCCGACATCGACGCCATCCAGCGCGGCGAGGACCGCCAGATGTTCAAGGACATCGTGCGCGAGATCGGCGCCGAGGTCCCGCGCAGCGCGGTGTGCCGCACCATGGACGAGGTCCGCGCGACCGTGGCCGACCTCGGCCTGCCGGTCGTCATCCGGCCCTCGTTCACCATGGGCGGCCTCGGCTCCGGCATGGCCCACACCCCCGAGCAGCTGGAGCGGCTCGCCGCCACCGGCCTCGCCGAGTCCCCGGTCACCGAGGTGCTGATCGAGGAGAGCGTGCTCGGGTGGAAGGAGTACGAGCTGGAGCTGATGCGCGACCGCAACGACAACGTCGTGGTCATCTGCTCCATCGAGAACATCGACCCGATGGGCGTGCACACCGGCGACTCGGTCACCGTCGCGCCCGCGATGACCCTGACCGACCGCGAGTACCAGCACATGCGCGACGTCGGCATCGCGGTCATCCGCGCGGTCGGCGTGGACACCGGCGGCTGCAACATCCAGTTCGCCATCCACCCGCAGACCGGGCGCATGGTCGTCATCGAGATGAACCCGCGCGTCTCCCGCTCCTCGGCGCTCGCGTCCAAGGCGACCGGTTTCCCGATCGCGAAGATCGCCGCGAAACTGGCCATCGGCTACACCCTCGACGAAATCCGCAACGACATCACGGGGGAGACCCCGGCCTCATTCGAGCCCGCGCTCGACTACGTCGTCGTGAAGGTCCCCCGGTTCGCCTTCGAGAAGTTCCCCGGCGCGGACCGCACGCTCACCACGACGATGAAGTCCGTCGGCGAGGCGATGTCGTTCGGGCGCAGTTTCATCGAGGCGCTCGGTAAAGCCCTGCGGTCCATGGAAACGAAGTCCGGCGGTTTCTGGACCACCCCGGACCCCGAGGGCGACCTGGCGTCGGCCCTGGAGGAGCTGCGGACCGGCCACGACGGACGGCTCTACACCGTCGACCGGGCGCTGCGCCTGGGCGCGACGGTCGAGCAGGTCCACGAGGCCTCCGGCATCGACCCGTGGTTCGTGGAGCAGATCGCCTGGCTGATCGACCTGCGCGGCGAGCTGGAGTCCGCGCCGGTGCTGGACGAGGCGCTGCTGCGCCGCGCCAAGCGCGCGGGCCTGTCCGACCGGCAGATCGCCGCGCTGCGGCCCGAGCTGGCGGGCGAGGACGGCGTGCGGGCGCTGCGGCACCGGCTGGCCGTGCGCCCGGTCTACAAGACCGTCGACACCTGCGCGGCCGAGTTCGCCGCCGCCACGCCCTACCACTACTCGGCGTACGAGTCCGACCCGGACGCCGAGTCCGAGGTCACCGAGCAGCGCGAGCGCCCCAAGGTGCTGATCCTGGGCTCCGGCCCGAACCGGATCGGCCAGGGCATCGAGTTCGACTACTCGTGCGTGCACGCGGCCATGGCGCTGCGCGAGGCCGGGTACGAGACCGTGATGGTCAACTGCAACCCGGAGACCGTCTCCACCGACTACGACACCTCGGACCGGCTCTACTTCGAGCCGCTGACCTTCGAGGACGTCATCGAGGTCGTGCACTCCGAGCGCGCGTCCGGCACCGTCGCGGGCGTCATCGTCCAGCTCGGCGGCCAGACCCCGCTCGGCCTGGCGCAGCGCCTCGCGGACGCGGGCGTCCCGGTCGTGGGCACCTCGCCCAGGGCCATCCACCTCGCCGAGGACCGCGGCGAGTTCGGCAAGGTCCTCGTGGCCGCCGGGCTGCCCGCGCCCAAGTACGGCACCGCCAACTCGTTCGACGAGGCCAAGGCCATCGGCGACGAGATCGGCTACCCGGTGCTCGTGCGGCCCTCGTACGTGCTCGGCGGGCGCGGCATGGAGATCGTCTACGACGAGGACACGCTGCGCGGCTACATCGAGCGCGCCACCGAGATCAGCCCGGAGCGCCCGGTGCTGGTCGACCGGTTCCTCGACGACGCCATCGAGATCGACGTGGACGCGCTCTACGACGGCCACGAGGTGTTCATCGGTGGCGTCATGGAGCACATCGAGGAGGCCGGGGTGCACTCCGGCGACTCGGCGTGCGCGCTGCCGCCGATCACCCTGGGCGAGACCGACGTGGACGCGGTGCGCCGCTCCACGCTGGCCATCGCCGAGGGCATCGGGGTGCGCGGCCTGCTGAACGTGCAGTACGCGCTCAAGGACGACGTGCTGTACGTGCTGGAGGCCAACCCGCGCGCCTCGCGGACCGTGCCGTTCGTGTCCAAGGCGACGGCGGTGCCGCTGGCCAAGGCGGCGGCCCGGATCATGCTGGGCGCGACCGTGGCCGAGCTGCGGACCGAGGGCCTGCTGCCCGCCGAGGGCGACGGGGCCAAGCTGCCCCCGCACGCCCCCGTGGCGGTCAAGGAGGCGGTCCTGCCGTTCCACCGCTTCCGCACCCCCGACGGCAAGGGCGTCGACTCGCTGCTCGGCCCGGAGATGAAGTCGACCGGCGAGGTCATGGGCATCGACGTGTCCTTCGGCACCGCGTTCGCCAAGTCCCAGACCGCCTCCTACGGCTCCCTGCCCACCTCGGGCAAGGTGTTCGTGTCGGTGGCCAACCGGGACAAGCGGGCCATGATCTTCCCGGTCAAGCGGCTCGCCGACCTGGGCTTCGAGGTGCTGGCCACGGCCGGGACCGCCGAGGTGCTGCGCCGCAACGGCATCCCCTGCACCGTCGTGCGCAAGCACTTCGAGGGCGAGGGGAACGTCGTCGACCTGATCCTCGGCGGCGGCGTCGACATGATCATCAACACCCCGTACGGCAACAGCGGGCCCCGCGTGGACGGCTACGAGATCCGCACGGCGGCCGTGGCCAGGGACATCCCGTGCGTGACCACGATCCAGGGCGCGGCGGCGGCCGTGCACGGCATCGAGGCCGCGATCCGCGGTGACATCGGCGTGCGGCCCCTCCAGGCGCTCCAGGCGGCGCTGAGGGGGCAGGCGTGA
- the metK gene encoding methionine adenosyltransferase, giving the protein MSQHSSRLFTSESVTEGHPDKICDAISDSILDALLAKDPTSRVAVETLVTTGQVHVAGEVTTEAYVDIPSIVREKILEIGYDSSAKGFDGHSCGVNVAIGAQSPDIAQGVDTAYEQRTGDAGDDIDQQGAGDQGLMFGYACTDTPELMPLPIALAHRLSRRLTAVRKDGSVPYLRPDGKTQVTIEYAGDQPVRLDTVVVSTQHADGIDLEQLLGVDVRERVVAPEIEGLGLDTSDVRLLVNPTGRFVIGGPMGDAGLTGRKIIVDTYGGMARHGGGAFSGKDPSKVDRSAAYAMRWVAKNAVAAGLATRIEVQVAYAIGKAAPVGLFVETFGTETVDPTKIQQAIAEVFDLRPAAIIRDLNLLRPIYAPTAAYGHFGRTDVELPWEDTSRADALRAAAGA; this is encoded by the coding sequence GTGAGCCAGCACAGCAGCAGGCTGTTCACCAGTGAGTCGGTGACCGAGGGACATCCGGACAAGATCTGCGACGCGATCAGCGACTCGATCCTGGACGCGCTGCTGGCCAAGGACCCCACGTCGCGGGTGGCGGTGGAGACGCTGGTGACCACCGGTCAGGTGCACGTGGCCGGTGAGGTGACGACCGAGGCGTACGTGGACATCCCGTCGATCGTGCGGGAGAAGATCCTGGAGATCGGGTACGACTCCTCCGCCAAGGGGTTCGACGGTCACTCGTGCGGGGTGAACGTGGCGATCGGGGCGCAGTCCCCGGACATCGCGCAGGGCGTGGACACCGCCTACGAGCAGCGCACCGGTGACGCGGGTGACGACATCGACCAGCAGGGCGCGGGCGACCAGGGGTTGATGTTCGGCTACGCGTGCACCGACACGCCGGAGTTGATGCCGCTGCCGATCGCGCTCGCGCACCGGCTCTCGCGGCGGTTGACGGCGGTGCGCAAGGACGGGTCGGTGCCGTACCTGCGTCCGGACGGCAAGACCCAGGTGACCATCGAGTACGCCGGTGACCAGCCCGTGCGCCTGGACACGGTGGTCGTCTCCACGCAGCACGCGGACGGGATCGACCTGGAGCAGCTGCTCGGCGTCGACGTGCGCGAGCGCGTGGTGGCCCCGGAGATCGAGGGCCTCGGCCTGGACACCTCCGACGTGCGGCTGCTGGTCAACCCGACCGGTCGGTTCGTGATCGGCGGCCCGATGGGTGACGCGGGCCTGACCGGTCGCAAGATCATCGTGGACACGTACGGCGGCATGGCGCGGCACGGTGGTGGCGCGTTCTCGGGCAAGGACCCGTCGAAGGTCGACCGCTCGGCGGCGTACGCGATGCGGTGGGTGGCCAAGAACGCCGTCGCGGCGGGGCTCGCGACCCGCATCGAGGTGCAGGTGGCCTACGCGATCGGCAAGGCCGCCCCCGTGGGCCTGTTCGTGGAGACGTTCGGCACCGAGACCGTGGACCCGACCAAGATCCAGCAGGCGATCGCCGAGGTGTTCGACCTGCGCCCGGCCGCGATCATCCGCGACCTGAACCTGCTGCGCCCGATCTACGCCCCCACCGCCGCGTACGGCCACTTCGGGCGCACCGACGTGGAACTCCCGTGGGAGGACACCTCCCGCGCCGACGCCCTCCGCGCGGCGGCGGGCGCCTGA
- the carA gene encoding glutamine-hydrolyzing carbamoyl-phosphate synthase small subunit: MSSAALVLEDGRVFRGEAYGARGASLGEAVFSTAMTGYQETLTDPSYHRQIVVQTAPQIGNTGWNDEDDESTRIWVAGYVVRDPARVPSNWRSRRGLDEELERQGVVGIAGVDTRMLTRHLRERGAMRAGVFSGDELGTAEEMLERVRSAPEMKGANLAGDVTTAEPYTVEAVGERRFTVAALDLGIKSNTPRMLAARGIEVRVLPLTSTLDELLAVGADGVFLSNGPGDPATQAHAVDLTRGVLERRIPLFGICFGNQILGRALGRETYKMRYGHRGINIPVIDVASGRVAITSQNHGFALEGEPGEEFGTDFGRAQLSHYCPNDGTVEGVRALDVPAFSVQYHPEAAAGPHDAAPLFDEFVTLMSEAR, from the coding sequence ATGAGCAGCGCGGCACTGGTGCTGGAGGACGGCCGCGTCTTCCGCGGCGAGGCGTACGGCGCGCGCGGCGCGTCGCTGGGCGAGGCGGTGTTCTCCACCGCCATGACCGGCTACCAGGAGACCCTGACCGACCCGTCGTACCACCGGCAGATCGTGGTGCAGACCGCCCCGCAGATCGGCAACACCGGCTGGAACGACGAGGACGACGAGTCGACCCGCATCTGGGTCGCGGGCTACGTCGTGCGCGACCCCGCGCGCGTCCCGTCCAACTGGCGCTCCCGGCGCGGGCTGGACGAGGAGCTGGAGCGGCAGGGCGTCGTCGGCATCGCGGGCGTGGACACCCGGATGCTGACCCGGCACCTGCGCGAGCGCGGCGCCATGCGCGCCGGCGTGTTCTCCGGCGACGAGCTGGGCACCGCCGAGGAGATGCTGGAGCGCGTGCGCAGCGCCCCGGAGATGAAGGGCGCGAACCTCGCGGGCGACGTCACCACCGCCGAGCCTTACACCGTCGAGGCGGTCGGCGAGCGCAGGTTCACCGTCGCCGCGCTCGACCTGGGCATCAAGTCCAACACCCCCAGGATGCTGGCCGCGCGCGGCATCGAGGTCCGCGTGCTGCCGCTGACGTCCACCCTGGACGAGCTGCTGGCCGTGGGCGCCGACGGCGTCTTCCTGTCCAACGGCCCCGGCGACCCCGCCACCCAGGCGCACGCCGTGGACCTCACCAGGGGCGTGCTGGAGCGCAGGATCCCGCTCTTCGGCATCTGCTTCGGCAACCAGATCCTCGGCCGCGCCCTCGGCCGCGAGACCTACAAGATGCGCTACGGCCACCGGGGCATCAACATCCCGGTGATCGACGTGGCGTCCGGCCGGGTCGCCATCACCTCGCAGAACCACGGCTTCGCCCTGGAGGGCGAGCCCGGCGAGGAGTTCGGCACCGACTTCGGCCGCGCCCAGCTGAGCCACTACTGCCCCAACGACGGCACCGTCGAGGGCGTGCGCGCGCTGGACGTGCCCGCGTTCAGCGTGCAGTACCACCCGGAGGCGGCTGCGGGTCCGCACGACGCCGCGCCCCTGTTCGACGAGTTCGTGACCCTGATGAGCGAGGCCCGCTGA
- the gmk gene encoding guanylate kinase encodes MSDGTGAGSGVRARPRLTVLSGPSGVGKSSVLAELRGRDPELHYSVSVTTRKPRPGELDGVHYHFVDGAEFDRMVDAGELLEHAEFAGNRYGTPRAPVEAALASGLPSLLEIELQGARQVRAAMPEARLVMLAPPSWEDLVARLTGRGTEDPAVVERRLAIARQELAAEPEFDEVVVNDDVRSAATKLLDLVVGPLPGA; translated from the coding sequence GTGAGTGACGGCACCGGGGCGGGGTCGGGCGTTCGCGCCCGGCCCCGCCTCACCGTTCTGTCGGGTCCCTCCGGCGTCGGCAAGTCCAGCGTGCTGGCCGAGCTGCGCGGCAGGGACCCCGAGCTGCACTACAGCGTCTCGGTGACCACCAGGAAGCCGAGGCCGGGCGAGCTGGACGGCGTCCACTACCACTTCGTGGACGGCGCCGAGTTCGACCGCATGGTCGACGCGGGCGAGCTGCTGGAGCACGCCGAGTTCGCGGGCAACCGCTACGGCACCCCCAGGGCGCCCGTGGAGGCCGCGCTGGCGTCGGGCCTGCCCTCCCTGCTGGAGATCGAGCTGCAGGGCGCGCGGCAGGTCAGGGCCGCCATGCCCGAGGCGCGGCTGGTCATGCTGGCCCCGCCCTCCTGGGAGGACCTCGTCGCCCGGCTCACCGGCCGCGGCACCGAGGACCCCGCCGTCGTCGAGCGCAGGCTCGCGATCGCCAGGCAGGAGCTGGCGGCCGAACCCGAGTTCGACGAGGTCGTCGTCAACGACGACGTGCGTTCGGCGGCGACGAAGTTGCTAGACTTGGTGGTCGGCCCGCTGCCCGGCGCCTGA